TAGACAgggccgggaggcgcgggcgctggcctcggcgggcgcggcgggcagCAGCCATGCGTGgtcggagggggtggcgcgccggcgGGCACGGCAGGCAGGCGCGGGCGGGTGTGGGCATGGTGGCTGGCGCGGCGGCTAGGCGTGGGTGGGCGCGGGCATGtgcgggcaggcgggactgggccGCGACACTTTTATTCAGCTCTACCGCGCCACTgatcagggcgcgtcactgccacgccaagatcggtggtgcggcaagccctgccacgtcatccacccgtcgcgccaccatgcatggcgcggcataggctTTTCGCCGTGCCATGGGAATAGGCGTCGCTGGGACGAGGCGGGATCGTCGACGCCGTCACCACCACTGAGGTGGCCAGTGGCCTTGGCTTTCCCACTGAAGTTCGCCTGGATGgcctcctcgccgatggcgtACTGGGTGGTGATGTCCATGAGCTCCGACGTTGTGCACGGGGTCTTGCGGCTGAGTGTGTGGACGAGCGCCTCGCAGGTCGTGCCGTAGCTGAAGGCATTGATCACGTCGGCCCTCTGCTTGGAGAAGCGTTGAATGTACTCCCGGAGGGTCTTGTCAGCCCTCTGCTTGTAGCTGTGGAGATCCCAAGAGTTCCCCTAGTGGGTGTAGGTACCCTTGAAGTGGTCGATGAAGACCACACGAAGATTGCCCCAGCAGCGGATGCTGCCAGGCTCAAGTTGCTCAAGCCAAGCTCTGGTCGAGCTTCACAGAAGCAGAGGAATGTACTGAACGGCGAAGTCATCGTCCGACCCCTCAGCCTTCATGGCGAGGCGGTAGTCCTTGAGCCAATGGTCCGGGTTGGTCTTGCCGTTGTACTTGGAGATGTGCGTCGGTGGTCAGAAGCGCCTGGGGTAGGGGGCCACCCCGTCGCTCAGGGGTATGGGACTACGCCTGAGCGTGGCACCTGGCCTCGATGGTGTTGCGGACGTCGCGGTCATCGCCGATCTGGTGCCGCATGGGGGGACGCCGAGGAGAAAGGTCGTGCCTTCGCTCCTGCCGAGGCTTGGCGCCTTAGATCCACGGCTAGTCGGAGCTGTTGTCGGAGGTGTCGCCACTGCTCCCCACCACCTGTGGGGTGTGAGACTCGAAGCGCCCCCCGTTGTCGATGGCCGTCGTCTGGGACGGCCGGGAGAGCGCGGTGTGGCGCCGAGAGGctaaactctcggcctgctgctcgAGGGCGACGCGGGAGGAGCCGCTTCGCCTTGTTCCGCCACTCGTTGGTCTTTGGGTCCGACGTGTCGGAGATGTCTTCTAGGCAGCAAGCGGCAGCCGCCATGTTGTACGCCATGCAGGGGAAGCAGAGGCCACTGGGAGCCCCCGTGCGGGGGTCGTGGTCGTCGCCGAGAGGGTGCATGGTTTGCTGCCACGCAAAGTCCTATCTTTGGCACTTGAGCTCTGCCTCGGTGGCCTCAATTCCACCTATCGAGCACACAAGCGGTCTGCCTTCTCCTGAAGGTAGGTCGTGTGGCTGCGGGGACTCTGGTCCAGCGGCGTGAGCCCGGCACCTCCTCAGCAAGATCATCGCCGTCGACGTGGTAGCACATGCACGGCGGGGCATCATAGTCGATGTCGTCGAAGTCGTATTCCAGTCTGTTCCCTGAGAGGACCTCGAGGAAGGTGCGGAGTGAGGGGACGTCAGTCCCTACTGCGCCGGAGAGGATGACGCTTGCGCGGAGCCTCACGACTGATGAGGTGCTCCAGCTCCAGCTGGAAGGACGCCGCCACATTCTGTATCTCGAAAGGCAGGTCCGAGAGGTAGTACCAGAAGGGATCAAGAGGCAGGGGCACCTCACCAGTGGCACCTCACCAGTGGCGATCTGGTCAGGAGGCAGGGGCACCTCACCAGTGTCGGTACGTGCAACCCAGTGCCGTGTGGTAGCTGTTTCCCTCCGTTCGTGCGGTTTTTCTCTCGGTTCTGTTCGTCTGTCGGTGTACACCGCCTCCTTCGGTGGTGTCCGGTGCCTGTCAAAAGTGCCGGCCCAGTTTCCAGTCTGGCAGGTTCGAATTTCCAgccctgttttttttttgttttatccgCGTTTGTGCTCGGATTTAAGTTCCATCTTTTGCATTGGTTTTCCATCGATTTAAGGAACTTATCTAAGTAttctcgtcaccagttggcatgGATATTTTAGATTTGGGAACTTCTTTTGGTTTGCTTGTTGGCGGTGATTTGGGAACAGCGGCCAAATATTTCGAGAGAAATTTTACGGCTCCCATTCACACCCCTTTGGTCACCGTTTTCGGTCCTTTATATTGCTACTAATTTAaatatctaaaaaataaaaggagcCTCGTTAGGAAGCTGCATTCTCATGGCACTGGCAGCATATATATGAACATTTAGTTGGCAACCTACGTACATTTTCAGGCTCACAATGAATCCGCAAGCCAGTATAAGCTGTATCATAACATGACGACTCACAACTTAATTATATGTACAAGgctctgtattctcaggtggtaaCCTGCATCCACAGTACACACAGATtcgaataaaaaaactaattcacATCACATCGCATTCTAGTAACCATGAATTTATTTGCAGTGTCCCGCAGAGTAGTAATCGGCTCCATTGCTTCTTCTTGGGCCGAAGCGATGATAGCTCCAGCCTCCAAGGCTGCTTTTTGTCCATGCGGCACTCCACCTGCAGGCGAGGTCTTTTATGCATTCTATAATCGATAGTGCTAGAGACGTATGTAGTAATAATAATAGTCTTGGAgtagcatgcatactttattgttACTCCCTCTGTTGTTCCACGATGAATTCCCTTCAAACTTGCTCCACTTTGTCCAATAACACCTCCTCCGTTTCATCCCCTGAAACGGACCGTATAGTCAAGTAACCTGAAAGGTGCTCAGTATATGCAACATATAAAGCAGCAGTGTTGTGTTAATTTACCTGAAGCGTCGGCAGAGGGGCTGATGTTTGTCTTGAAGCTGAAAGGATCTATCGTGTACTTCACGTACCACTTCCTTACAATGTTGTTGTCGTTATCATCTGCATATGCCCTGACCTGCTTGATATGGCTAAACTTGTCCCACTCAGGGCTAGATTTTCTTTTAGCTATGGAAGTGAGCAACAGGACATCACAGTCTAGATCCAAATGCCTTGGCTTTACGTCCTGCAAATATCCAGGGAGTGTTTCCATGTCGTAGTCCTCCAGCCAGAGTTTCTGAAGTGCAGGCAAACCCTCTAGCACCTTCAACTTTGGGCACTGGCTGACCTCAAGGTTCTGCAAATTTGGTACGTTACTGATCCTCTCCAGGCTAGGACATCTAATCACCTGAATTTTCAAACCAGAACCAAAGTTCTCCACAGCGCTTGGGTGCTCATGATGGTGTGGTAGTAAGAACTCTGGCCCAACACGCTTGATGCCTGGGGCGCTTTTAATCTTTAGGAACTCCAAGCTGGGGAGCTGCCACAAGCCATCAGGTAGCTCTGTGCAATAAGGCAAGTCTTCCATGAATAGAATCCTCAAGCTTCCAAGGCACACAATTGCTGTCAATGTCATCCACCGTGGAAGTCGTTGACTAAAGTACCCTTTGATTGTAAGATTTTCTAAGCAAGGCGGAGGGCAGAGCTCATCAAACACCTTCTCGATTTGTTGCTGCTCTTCCTGTTTCACCAACTGGTGAGCACCTCCACTACTACTAGTGCACTGTAAGTACAGAAAGCTGAGGCACACCTTTTCACCAAGCCTGGCTTTTATAGCAAATGAGGAAGAAGATACATTCTCCAGGCCATGTAGATGAAGACGCGTGAGCTGGTTAAGAGGTCCTAATTCTTCCAAACTACACCAATCACCCTCCACATGGGCTGGAAACCCCTTTAATATCCTCAAATTAGTTAGGCTGCCGAAACCCCTGGGTATATTGTTTATACCTGAGTATGCAAGGCTTAGATACCTCAGCTGCCGTAACTTTCCAATGCCACCAGGAAGCTTCACCATTCTTTTACAATTACAAAGGTCAATGCACTGCAAGAATTTCATCTTGGCTATTTTTTTTGGCAGCCTAGATGTGTTAGTGCCATCTAGGCACaaatacctcaagtgtttgagttGGACCAAGGATTTAGACAATGCATCAAAATTTGCATCTTGTATATGTAGGGTCCGCAAACATGGAAAACATGACAGTGAATCACCTGGGTTGATCTTAATTTTCCCAACAAAAAATAGTGTTCGTAGTGATATATGTGCTTGCAGAGAACTCCACCCTAGCCCATTTGATTCTGATCCATTGGTTTTTAGTGATATCCGAATAATATTTTGTGGATTAATATTGTTGATAAGGCCAGCCTCACTTTTGTTTGCTATCAGTGCTTCATCTCTAGTCAAATACTGAGCGAATGAGCGAACAACATCATGCATATTGCAAACTAGCTGGTCTATGTACCCTTGAGCCGGCTCTAGAAGGTTCCTAGCTATTAGCTGGTTATAGTACTCTTTTCCTAATACTTCTAAATCACGTGAGTTTCCATGAACAAATCCTTCCCCAATCCACATGGCAACAATACGGTCATACACGAACACCATGCTCTTGGGGAGGAGGGCGTAGTGCAGAAAGCAAGACTGTAACTCTGGGTGCAAATCTTGATAGCTAAGGTATACTGCATAGTTTAGCTCTTTAGGCATTTGAGATACTGACCATGTAGAATCATTTAGGACATTTTTCCAGTCGCTTCGCCTTATGTTTTTGTGGCGGAGAAGGCCTCCTATTACTTTGACTGCGAGAGGCAAACCATCACATTTTGCTATAATCGACATTCCAATGTCCTTCAATGCATCAACCTTTGGTTCATCATTGTTTTCATTTCCAACCACCTGCAAAGCAACTTAAGCTTGTTAATTGAATGGAATATGTAGATATAAATACACTTGGTCATAATCGGAAGCAAAATCAAGTGCTAAAAACAATACTGTGTGCAGAGGCAAAATTCACGTGCGATGTTCTAAGCGTATGACCGATGTACCAGTCCACTAAAATAGATGGAAAAATcatcgtatatatatatatatatcactacGGTGCAATTAGGTGACGTCTGTGACTGTGTACAAGAATAGTGTTCTCATCAGTCACTATCATTACCAACTCTCATCTACCTGATGTTTATAGTCACTCCAGTATTTATCGtatcttttatttaattttttctTATTTTATTAAAAAAGGTTGTACAGTACGCCAGACTACTTCTCACTGCCAAGTACTGACAGTGACAAGTGATAAAAAAGCACAAAATGTACGCCAGATTACTGCATCTTCACTGCCAGTAACCGACAATGACAGTATTTAAACTCAAGATCTCAACATTCTCCTGAGCATCTATACCAGCAGAGCTATACAACACTTGTGACTATACAACTGATGCTATTcttttaactacacaattttgaatcttatattgcatatttgatactctaaatgatctcaaatgaaaaggttgttaactgcaaagttgtagatcgatCTCATCGACTACTAACTCTACTATTGACTTTGTCTCCATTCGACATCATTAACCATCTCAAAACCCATTGGTGAACTTACATAGAATATTTTGATATGTAAACCATCTTAAATtaaaaagttgttaactacaaagttttaaatttttttgaaCGTATAAAGCTTATCTTATCAAACATTATATGAAAAAATTATTACTTTTTCGTAAAATAGCCTATCACTGCTGGTTGTAGCCACAAACCGGCCACGACGGATGGTCCTTCACTACATGTTTGTGGCTATAACCAGTAGTGATAGTACACTGCCTGTCACTATCACTTGTAGCCACGATTCGTTTGTGAAAGTTCGATTCGTTCGTGAAAATTCatctatcactgtcagttgtactatGACTACCGGTTCCAAAGCAACCAGCAATGATGGTCCGACAATGATGGCCTGTGTTTGTGGTAGTGCTAGGTCCTATGCTACCCACTTGCCTATTAATAATGGTATGAACTATCATGTCAGCCTGCACTATGGCACTTAAGGCCATGTTTGTATGTTGTAGTATTAAGAGACGTAGTATTAAGAAACAACGATTTTAGAACCTATAGATGTGGTAAACCATGATTTAGCAACAAAGAGGTCTAGATATGAGTTTATAAAACTCTAAAGAGACTACAAATTTAGCAAAACTCTGGTTTTCAAAACCATAAAATTTGTTGCATCAAAACACTTCATACAACTCTAATAAAATCAAAGTATTTCATAAAAGCATGGTATTTtttctaaaactccaaaaatacatctgcatccaaacagggcctaagatttTGAACTTGCTACATTCGAAAATTGTATATGTAGTAGAAgtattatttttataaaaatatagaatAATCAAAATTAGATTACCAGTGTCGATATGACATAGTATTTGAGTCAAATTTTATAAAACTATTTGAAATAAAAGCTTATAAACTTTTTTGTCATGCCATAGTAAtgtaatttaaaataaattatcAGTGTCATTTATGTGTGGTTTGTTAAGTAACAGTTTAGCACTTGATGATCTATTAACTAAAAATATCCTAATGTATGTATGTTTGATTGATCGATATATTAACCCAACTTTATGTTAATAACCGAAATGTATAGCATGGATCACGGAGGATGCAAACTATACAGCCACGATGTTGTCAGAAATTGGTCCTGCTATCGGCCAGGTTGAAGGTGAAAGAAGGAACCCGAGAAACCAGAGGATTTATTTTAACGAACATCTGTCCCTGCTGATGGTTCAGTAATTAACTAATCGGTCCCAATACAAGCCTACATGAAGCTAGTCCTCGTTTGAAACCCAAAGATTGGGTATATGATCCTAGAAAATAAATTCGTCCCTTTGTGACATTTGGTTTATTTTTTTATTCCAATTTGACACTATATGTTCAATTTCattgcaacttatcatgagattaTTCATAAAAGGACCAAACACCCCTGGTAGAAAAACAAATGGACGGAACTCAATTATTAGGATCCAACTGGAAAGGTTATTAAAGTCTGCACATCTTGACCTGAAGAAGCTACGTTTTTCTCCCTTATTCGTACTCTCTTGGATGCAGGTAAGCCTAATGTGATATCCCTTGTATCGTTAGCTTTTTAACCATTCTAGAGATGAGACAAGTGAGGCAAGTTACATGGACAATTACTCAAGTGTCTATGGTAAAACCTGTCAATCAGGATATATGCCAAAGGCCCCGTGAGTATTTTTCCAAACTTTTTAAGCCATGTTCAGAATAGAACTTTAAATCATTGATTTTATTTTAACATGTTTACAGGATCTAGTAAAATTATAATAGTTTGAAAAGGTTGTTAGAGAAAAGGATAAAAGTTACATATGTTATATGTTATTTTAACGTCTAACTCGATGAGATATTTAAAAAGTTACACTCCTATCACCTAATAATAGGACTTCTGAAAATTTAGAACAAAATAAATTAAGCAACAAGAGAAAGCCTAACATTCCCATCATTAAACAGTAATGTCCAGTCCTGATTGGCTTTAATAGTACAGGCTATAAATTGCTGATTCTTTATCAGACCGTGGAGGATGGGACTTGGTCTTGGAGATATTAAACCTAAGCACCAGACGCCCTTTGCAACGAAAGGATACAGTAGAGTAAAAGTATAGAAATATTAATCTCATGACCATCTAAAGAGTTGAGGCTCTCAAAAAAATCTATAGAGTTGCGACCACAAGTATTAGTAACAATGTAATAATGCTTGTACATGAGCTCTTACGAAACTTCACAAGCACCTACAGTCATTTGTGTAATgtaagaattttgttaaaaaaatATTACTACATGTTACTAACTTTATTATTGTTTGTAGTTTACGCTTATTCCTTTTAGGCTTTTATTTCGCCTGTTCTTTATCATGCTCTGTGTTCATGATTCTTTAATGACATTTCACTAATGTAGAAATGGATTTCGCCAGCACTATTTTGATTCTATTAGAAACATTGGTAAAAATATATCACCTCTGGTAATTGAACCGTTGATAAAAATGGCTTTCACCACCATTTGTGGCAGTGAAAACCGGTTTTGAGTATATAGCCGGTCAGAAACCCTTGCCCATTCTCACTCCCTCACCGACACCCCACCTACTGACCACCTCTCTCTCCCTTACTCGAGCACTTCCTTCCGCCCCCTCTCTCCCCCACCAGCACTCCCTCCGGGCCCCCTCTCTATCCCATTGTAGCACTGCGGCCCGAATATCGGATCTGCCATCGGCGCGGGGGCAGACACCACCCATGGCCCTCAGCAGCATGGCGGATGCCGCCCAACATAGAGATGGACCTCGATGTCACAATCCTGGACACTAGGGGCAGCTAGCGTAGACCATCACGTTCGACTGCAGGCACACATGACACGtgtattttttaattatttttattcAACTTTCAATATCGGTTTCAATGTGGCAGTGATGAAGGTGAGCATCACCGCCGAATCGCAAAACCGGTGGTGATGGT
This sequence is a window from Miscanthus floridulus cultivar M001 chromosome 10, ASM1932011v1, whole genome shotgun sequence. Protein-coding genes within it:
- the LOC136488191 gene encoding putative disease resistance RPP13-like protein 1, yielding MPKPRSLLLQLLLIASCIANAAGADDAPSQEPTTPSSSFQGKWQLLHASIGISAMHMQLLPGDFVLMFDRTNTGPSNISLAALAPCAATADGADRTAHSVLLDLRSNVLHPYPLATNPWCSSGALLPNGTLLQTGGFSNGDRVARLFSPATGWVELPSFLAARRWYATDMILPDGRVLILGGRRQSNLEYFPHADDVASAPALTFFANDRAVDFDAYNRVLRSDGSQPSHAACRGTTRHPFVLIQTPSLTSSVFVRRRYPSSWFPVIQKLAHRSDRCQVTAASDRARRSSCSVIVVGNENNDEPKVDALKDIGMSIIAKCDGLPLAVKVIGGLLRHKNIRRSDWKNVLNDSTWSVSQMPKELNYAVYLSYQDLHPELQSCFLHYALLPKSMVFVYDRIVAMWIGEGFVHGNSRDLEVLGKEYYNQLIARNLLEPAQGYIDQLVCNMHDVVRSFAQYLTRDEALIANKSEAGLINNINPQNIIRISLKTNGSESNGLGWSSLQAHISLRTLFFVGKIKINPGDSLSCFPCLRTLHIQDANFDALSKSLVQLKHLRYLCLDGTNTSRLPKKIAKMKFLQCIDLCNCKRMVKLPGGIGKLRQLRYLSLAYSGINNIPRGFGSLTNLRILKGFPAHVEGDWCSLEELGPLNQLTRLHLHGLENVSSSSFAIKARLGEKVCLSFLYLQCTSSSGGAHQLVKQEEQQQIEKVFDELCPPPCLENLTIKGYFSQRLPRWMTLTAIVCLGSLRILFMEDLPYCTELPDGLWQLPSLEFLKIKSAPGIKRVGPEFLLPHHHEHPSAVENFGSGLKIQVIRCPSLERISNVPNLQNLEVSQCPKLKVLEGLPALQKLWLEDYDMETLPGYLQDVKPRHLDLDCDVLLLTSIAKRKSSPEWDKFSHIKQVRAYADDNDNNIVRKWYVKYTIDPFSFKTNISPSADASGKLTQHCCFICCIY